GCGAAAAGCGAGATAAGAGAACCAAAGCTCATCTGGTCGAAGGAGTTTGAGGGCGGAATTGAGGATGTGGTTATCTCTGATGTCTTTACTAAAGGAGGAGAGATAGCTGGGGTACCAGCTAAAACTGTTTTTCCGATTAAGGTAGTGGTGACAGGGGGGACGGTTAAATTCTTTAATGAAGAGGAAAAGGTAACTAATGAGATACTCTTAGAAGAATATGAGCAAAGTGATCATGCTGGAGGGACGTTTAATGTAACTGAAGGTGCCCGTCTTTCGCCAGATGGAGAGTATATTATAACGTCCCATTATGGATACGGATGTATAGAAAGACAAAGTGTTTATGACAAAAATGGGCAGTTTGTTAAAGATATTGAAATACCTGGTGATCTAATTTTCTCACCAGACGGCAAGAGGGTGGTTGTAATTAGTGAGTGGGGAACAGGGTTTTATGATAGTAGGACATGGGAACTGAAGAAAGAGTATGAGTCATTTCCTCTATTACACAGAGACTCAGGAAGATTTTCTGCTGATAGTAATTATTTTATTGCAAATTCTGAAGGTCGAATAATTCTTTTTGACACAGATGGAAATGTTATATGGAAACGAGATATTAAGCCAATACCACTTGTAGCATTTGGTAACAAAGTTGCTATTTCTCAAGATGGAGATATGATCTACGCTGAAGCTTGGAGGACATTGTATTGCTTTGATAAATCAGGCAGGGTAATTTGGGAATACAAATTACCCCGTGCAGTTAGAGGGATAACCCTTACTGCTGATGAAAATTGTTTAGTTGTTTCTTTATGGGATAAAGATATCTATTTTTTTGATAGTAAGCAGGGGGTATTGCTTTGGCAAAAAAAAGTAGATTTCCCTATTGCGAGTTTGTATAATTCTAATGACGATTCATTTATAAGCGTAGGCTTGAAGAGTGGTGGAATAGTTGTTTGTCTTTTTAAAGGAGAGAAAATAATATGGAAAAAAGAATTAGAAGTAGAAGCCAACTGGATAATACCACCGCTTAATATTTCACCAAATGGCAAATTTATAACTATAAAAACTAATAGAGGAATTTATGTTTACGAAAACTAAATTGGTAGAAAAGGGAGGACAAAATGGAACCTAAAATAAGGACATTGTTGCTGAAGGTTTTAGTGAGTGTTATGTTGGTTTCTGGTTTTTCTGCTGTTAGTTCACTTTATGCCTTTGAATACTGGCCTCGGACAGATAAAGATGTAAACGCTATTTTAGGAGAATACCGAGGCCCAACTGGGACTCCACACTTTCACGGGGGAATTGATATGCCGAATCAAAATGGACAACCTGTGTATGCTGTAGAGAGTGGACATGTTGTACATACATCTGATACTACTGTTCTTCCACCTCAGGGTACAGGATATATGGTAATTATTGATCACTCTAATGGAACAAGAACAAGGTATCTTCATCTTTCAAGTATTTTAGTTCAAAATGATACAGATGTAACAGATCATCAAGAGGTTGGGAAAGTAGGCGGTACAGGAGGGAATTATGGTCCCCATCTTCATTTTGAAGTCCGAGATTCTCATAGTAATTCCGCTAACTTTCTTAACCCTTTCTCCTCCCTTCCAGCCCTAACTGGAGCAGATGCTGATAACAACGATCCTATTCTTGAACATACTTGTGTCATTCAGTTAAATGAGGCTGGTAAGTTGCTTGGGCCTTCCAAAAAGATTAGCCTGCCTTCTATAGACCCGGCTGATCCTTACGGTAGTGCTCCAGACACCTATGTCTCCGGAAGGGTCAGGCAACTTATCCACGGATTTGATAGAATTAATGCTGGAGGCAAGCAGGGATTTTATCGGCTTAATCATTCCATATATAGCTATCAGACTGAGACCGAGCTGACCAGCTATCAGATTACCTTTGATACTGTGGCTTATACTGAAAGAAGCAGGGAGGAGTGGGTCTATTCTGATGGGAGCGACATTGGGACAAGTTCCTATTGTTCACGTATCGGAGGAAGTGGCACCCAGTATTATTACAAGCTTTATAATGACAAAACACCAACTACAGAGCTGATT
This is a stretch of genomic DNA from bacterium. It encodes these proteins:
- a CDS encoding PQQ-binding-like beta-propeller repeat protein — translated: MKIMMKSGRWILVGSLVSILMMGGLGLAMGKKVEKEEATAQVEEKQIEMQQKQVETEQKGEEKAKAAVTKEAKSEIREPKLIWSKEFEGGIEDVVISDVFTKGGEIAGVPAKTVFPIKVVVTGGTVKFFNEEEKVTNEILLEEYEQSDHAGGTFNVTEGARLSPDGEYIITSHYGYGCIERQSVYDKNGQFVKDIEIPGDLIFSPDGKRVVVISEWGTGFYDSRTWELKKEYESFPLLHRDSGRFSADSNYFIANSEGRIILFDTDGNVIWKRDIKPIPLVAFGNKVAISQDGDMIYAEAWRTLYCFDKSGRVIWEYKLPRAVRGITLTADENCLVVSLWDKDIYFFDSKQGVLLWQKKVDFPIASLYNSNDDSFISVGLKSGGIVVCLFKGEKIIWKKELEVEANWIIPPLNISPNGKFITIKTNRGIYVYEN